The proteins below come from a single Juglans regia cultivar Chandler chromosome 12, Walnut 2.0, whole genome shotgun sequence genomic window:
- the LOC109019203 gene encoding pentatricopeptide repeat-containing protein At4g21065-like — protein MPVLCSLPMLKITSPSSSSLCSLLKYSLSHFLYHSFPVPTPQQNADPKPHQTVYSSFNLRALRTQQSAPSYYASLLQSCIARKAINPGKQLHAHLCHVGLGFDLFIATKLVNLYCVCDSLGEAHLLFDRIPKGNLFLWNVLIRGYAWNGPYEAAISLYYQMLDYGLEPDNFTFPFVLKACSALSAIEDGRKIHEHASRTGWETDVFVGAGLIDMYSKCGCVGSARQVFDRIEVRDAVLWNSMLAAYAQNGHPDESLGLCSEMALAGLRPTEATLVTVISASADSAALPQGMELHGFSWRHRFESNDKVKTALVDMYAKCGYVKVARNLFERLKEKRVVSWNAMITGYAMHGHATPALALFEEMKEKARPDHITFVGVLAACSHGGLLDEGRMYFQLMMRDYHIDPTVQHYTCMVDLLGHCGRLEEAYNLIMQMRVLPDSGVWGALLNSCKIHGNVELGEVALEKLTELEPDDSGNYVILSNMYAQAGKWDGVARLRKLMMDRGIKKSIACSWIDIKNKVHAFLSGDNSHPDSEAIYAELKRLGGRMKEAGYVPATGSVFHDVEDDEKTNMVCSHSERLAIAFGLISTPPGTRLLITKNLRVCEDCHVAIKFISKITEREITIRDVNRYHHFKDGICSCGDYW, from the coding sequence ATGCCAGTACTTTGCTCCCTACCAATGCTAAAAATAACCTCTCCGTCCTCATCTTCCCTCTGCTCCCTTCTCAAATACAGCCTTTCCCACTTCCTATATCACTCGTTCCCGGTACCAACCCCTCAACAGAACGCCGACCCCAAACCCCATCAAACtgtttattcttcttttaacCTCCGCGCTTTGCGCACCCAACAATCGGCCCCCTCTTACTATGCCTCTCTTCTCCAATCCTGCATTGCCCGGAAAGCGATCAACCCTGGAAAACAACTCCATGCTCATCTATGCCACGTGGGTCTCgggtttgatttatttatagCTACAAAGCTTGTTAATCTTTATTGTGTTTGTGACTCTTTAGGTGAAGCACATCTCTTGTTCGATAGAATTCCTAAAGGTAATTTGTTCCTTTGGAATGTTTTGATTCGTGGATATGCGTGGAATGGACCGTATGAGGCTGCTATTTCTCTTTACTACCAAATGCTTGATTATGGGCTCGAGCCTGATAATTTTACATTCCCGTTTGTGCTCAAGGCATGCTCTGCTCTTTCTGCCATTGAAGACGGGAGGAAGATTCATGAACACGCATCAAGGACAGGATGGGAGACAGATGTGTTTGTGGGTGCCGGTTTAATTGATATGTATTCCAAGTGTGGTTGTGTTGGAAGTGCTCGCCAAGTGTTTGATAGGATTGAAGTAAGAGATGCTGTGTTATGGAACTCTATGCTTGCTGCGTATGCACAAAATGGGCATCCAGACGAGTCACTCGGTCTGTGTAGTGAAATGGCATTGGCAGGTCTGAGACCCACAGAGGCAACTCTTGTGACTGTGATATCAGCTTCAGCTGACAGTGCAGCTCTTCCTCAAGGGATGGAACTTCACGGGTTTAGTTGGAGACATAGGTTTGAGTCCAATGACAAGGTAAAGACTGCACTGGTGGATATGTATGCCAAGTGTGGTTATGTGAAGGTGGCTAGGAATTTGTTTGAGCGGCTTAAGGAGAAAAGAGTTGTCTCTTGGAATGCAATGATAACTGGGTATGCGATGCATGGTCATGCTACTCCAGCACTGGCTTTATTTGAGGAGATGAAGGAGAAAGCTCGGCCTGATCACATAACTTTTGTGGGTGTTCTGGCAGCTTGCAGTCATGGGGGTTTGCTTGATGAAGGGCGGATGTATTTTCAATTGATGATGAGAGATTACCACATAGATCCAACAGTTCAGCATTATACATGCATGGTTGATCTCCTTGGCCACTGTGGGAGATTAGAAGAGGCTTACAATCTGATAATGCAAATGAGAGTACTGCCAGATTCTGGCGTATGGGGTGCTTTGCTGAATTCATGCAAAATCCACGGCAATGTGGAGTTGGGTGAAGTAGCATTAGAAAAACTAACTGAACTTGAACCTGATGATTctggaaattatgtgattttatcAAACATGTATGCTCAAGCAGGCAAGTGGGATGGAGTTGCAAGACTGAGAAAGCTGATGATGGATAGGGGAATAAAGAAAAGCATTGCTTGTAGCTGGattgacataaaaaataaagtccaTGCATTCCTCTCTGGTGATAATTCACATCCTGATTCTGAAGCAATATATGCAGAATTGAAGAGGCTAGGAGGACGAATGAAAGAAGCTGGCTATGTCCCAGCTACTGGATCAGTTTTCCATGATGTGGAGGATGATGAAAAGACTAATATGGTTTGCAGTCACAGTGAAAGGTTAGCAATTGCATTTGGACTCATTAGTACTCCCCCTGGAACCAGGCTTTTGATAACGAAGAACCTCCGGGTATGCGAGGACTGTCATGTTGCAATCAAGTTCATCTCAAAGATAACAGAGAGGGAAATCACTATCAGAGATGTCAATCGCTACCATCATTTTAAAGATGGGATTTGTTCTTGTGGTGATTATTGGTAA
- the LOC109019204 gene encoding homeobox-leucine zipper protein GLABRA 2-like has protein sequence MGVDMSNNPPTSRTKDFFVSPALSLSLAGIFRDAGAAAANMEVEEGDEGSGGGGGQREDTAEISSENSGLLRSRSEDDFEGEGEHDDDGDGDKNKKKKRKKYHRHTAEQIREMEALFKESPHPDEKQRQQLSKQLGLAPRQVKFWFQNRRTQIKAIQERHENSLLKSEMEKLREENKAMREQINKACCPNCGTATTSQDAAVTTDEQQLKIENARLKTEVEKLRATLGKYPPGTASSSSCSTGKDQDSRSSLNFLSGIFGLKKSRVMEIVNEAMEELITMATAGEPLWIRSVETGREILNYDEYVKELSAKNSSNNVRLKRSIEASRETGVVFVDLPRLLQCFTDVSQWKETFPCLISKAATVDVISDGEDPNRNGAVQLMFAELQMLTPMVPTREVYFVRYCKQLSAEQWAVVDVSIDQVEDNIDASLVKCRKRPSGCIIEDKSNGHCKVIWVEHLECQKATVHTMYRSIINSGLAFGARHWMATLQLQCERLVFFMATNVPTKDSTGVATLAGRKSILKLAQRMTCSFCHAIGASSFHTWTKVSSKTGEDIRISSRKNLNDPGEPLGLILCAVSSIWLPVSPHVLFDFLRDEARRNEWDIMFKGDQTQSIANLSKGQDRGNAVTIQTMKSKENSTWIIQDSCTNAYESMVVYAPVDITGMQSVMTGCDSSNIAILPSGFSILPDGLESRPLVITSRQDEKSTEAGSLLTIAFQILTSTSTTAKPTVESVDSVNTIISCTLRNIKTSLQCEDG, from the exons ATGGGCGTGGACATGTCGAATAACCCACCCACTTCTCGTACCAAAGACTTCTTTGTCTCTCCGGCGCTGTCTCTCAGCCTT GCTGGGATTTTTCGCGATGCCGGGGCCGCGGCGGCGAAcatggaggtggaggagggggaTGAGGGAAGCGGAGGCGGCGGCGGCCAGAGAGAAGACACGGCAGAGATTAGCAGCGAGAACTCGGGGCTCCTGAGATCAAGATCCGAGGATGATTTCGAAGGCGAAGGAGAACACGATGATGATGGTGACGGggacaagaacaagaagaagaagagaaagaagtaTCATAGGCACACGGCTGAGCAAATCAGAGAAATGGAAGC GCTATTCAAAGAGTCGCCCCACCCAGATGAGAAGCAGAggcaacaactcagcaagcaattAGGCCTTGCTCCTAGGCAAGTCAAGTTTTGGTTTCAAAATCGTCGAACCCAAATCaag GCTATACAAGAGCGGCATGAAAACTCTTTGCTGAAATCGGAAATGGAGAAACTCCGAGAAGAAAATAAAGCCATGCGTGAGCAAATAAACAAAGCTTGTTGCCCCAACTGTGGCACGGCCACCACAAGCCAAGACGCAGCAGTTACTACAGATGAACAACAGCTCAAAATCGAAAATGCAAGACTCAAAACCGAG GTAGAAAAACTCCGAGCAACTCTCGGAAAATATCCTCCGGGAACAGCCAGCTCGTCTTCATGCTCAACTGGAAAAGACCAAGATAGCAGAAGCTCGTTAAATTTTCTCAGTGGAATTTTCGGACTCAAGAAGTCGAGGGTAATGGAGATAGTAAATGAAGCAATGGAGGAGCTGATAACGATGGCTACAGCTGGAGAACCACTATGGATACGTAGCGTCGAAACTGGTCGTGAAATACTTAATTACGATGAGTATGTGAAAGAGCTCTCTGCCAAAAATTCTAGTAACAATGTACGGCTAAAGAGATCCATCGAAGCCTCAAGAGAGACTGGAGTTGTTTTTGTGGATCTCCCACGGCTTCTTCAATGTTTCACGGATGTG AGTCAGTGGAAAGAAACGTTTCCGTGCTTGATCTCAAAGGCGGCCACTGTTGATGTAATCTCCGATGGTGAAGATCCTAATAGGAATGGTGCCGTACAACTG ATGTTCGCAGAATTGCAAATGCTCACACCCATGGTGCCAACTAGAGAAGTGTACTTCGTCAGATATTGCAAGCAACTTAGCGCTGAACAATGGGCAGTTGTCGATGTTTCAATCGACCAAGTGGAGGATAACATTGATGCATCCCTTGTGAAATGCAGAAAACGCCCATCTGGTTGCATCATCGAGGATAAATCAAATGGCCATTGTAAG GTTATTTGGGTAGAACACTTGGAATGCCAGAAAGCAACAGTTCATACGATGTACCGCTCTATTATTAACAGCGGTCTAGCTTTTGGTGCAAGGCATTGGATGGCGACACTGCAACTCCAATGTGAACGGCTCGTTTTCTTCATGGCAACCAATGTCCCCACCAAGGATTCAACCG GCGTTGCCACACTGGCTGGTAGGAAAAGCATATTGAAGTTGGCACAAAGGATGACATGCAGCTTTTGCCATGCAATTGGAGCATCGAGCTTTCATACATGGACCAAGGTCTCAAGCAAAACAGGGGAAGACATAAGGATAAGTTCCAGGAAGAACTTGAACGATCCCGGAGAACCGCTTGGGTTGATCTTGTGTGCAGTTTCTTCTATATGGCTGCCTGTGTCTCCTCATGTTCTATTTGATTTCTTACGAGACGAAGCTCGACGAAATGAG TGGGACATAATGTTCAAAGGAGATCAAACACAATCCATTGCAAACTTATCAAAGGGGCAAGATCGTGGCAATGCAGTAACCATTCAA ACAATGAAATCGAAAGAGAACAGTACGTGGATCATTCAAGATAGCTGCACCAATGCATACGAGTCTATGGTGGTCTATGCTCCGGTGGACATTACCGGCATGCAATCTGTTATGACGGGATGTGACTCTAGCAACATTGCCATATTGCCTTCGGGATTTTCGATTCTTCCAGATGGGCTTGAGTCGAGGCCCCTAGTGATTACTTCTAGGCAGGATGAGAAGAGCACAGAAGCTGGGTCTTTGCTTACAATAGCATTCCAGATCCTAACTAGTACCTCTACAACAGCTAAGCCCACCGTGGAGTCTGTGGATTCTGTTAACACTATAATATCATGTACCTTGAGAAATATTAAGACAAGCTTGCAATGCGAGGATGGTTGA